A window of the Streptomyces sp. Ag109_O5-10 genome harbors these coding sequences:
- a CDS encoding SDR family NAD(P)-dependent oxidoreductase, giving the protein MTDFEGLRALVTGGASGIGRATAELLAERGAQVAVLDLDPSAVEKPLLGFQADVTDDASVRTAVASAAEALGGLDVLVNNAGIGAQGTVEDNDDDEWRRVFDVNVLGMVRAARAALPHLRRSEHAAIVNTCSIAATAGLPQRALYSATKGAVYSLTLAMAADHVREGVRVNCVNPGTADTPWIGRLLDKAPDPAAERVALEARQPAGRLVSAAEVAGAIAYLASPLSGATTGTSLAVDGGMQGLRLRPVGQ; this is encoded by the coding sequence ATGACCGACTTCGAGGGTCTGAGGGCCCTGGTCACCGGGGGCGCCTCCGGGATCGGGCGGGCCACCGCCGAGCTGCTCGCCGAGCGCGGTGCCCAGGTCGCCGTCCTCGACCTCGACCCGTCCGCCGTGGAGAAGCCGCTGCTCGGCTTCCAGGCCGACGTCACCGACGACGCGTCCGTGCGGACGGCCGTGGCGAGCGCCGCGGAAGCGCTGGGCGGACTCGACGTCCTGGTCAACAACGCGGGCATCGGCGCCCAGGGCACGGTCGAGGACAACGACGACGACGAGTGGCGCCGCGTCTTCGACGTCAACGTCCTCGGCATGGTCCGCGCGGCCCGCGCCGCCCTCCCGCACCTGCGCCGCTCCGAGCACGCGGCGATCGTCAACACCTGCTCCATCGCCGCCACCGCCGGCCTGCCGCAGCGCGCCCTGTACAGCGCCACCAAGGGCGCCGTGTACTCCCTGACGCTGGCCATGGCCGCCGACCACGTCCGCGAGGGGGTCCGCGTGAACTGCGTCAACCCCGGCACGGCCGACACCCCGTGGATCGGCCGCCTCCTGGACAAGGCGCCCGACCCGGCCGCCGAGCGCGTCGCCCTGGAGGCCCGCCAGCCCGCCGGGCGGCTGGTCTCGGCCGCCGAGGTCGCCGGTGCCATCGCCTACCTGGCGAGCCCGCTCTCCGGCGCCACCACCGGCACCTCCCTCGCCGTCGACGGCGGCATGCAGGGCCTCAGGCTGCGGCCGGTGGGCCAGTGA
- a CDS encoding aldo/keto reductase yields MNALGRSGVRVSPLGLGAAVIGNLYTELPDRQAYDTVTAAWQHGIRYFDTAPHYGLGLSERRLGEALRQYDRDAYTLSTKAGRRLEPGPGDGDDLAHGFAVPDTLRRVWDFTADGIRSTLEASLERLGLDRVDVVYLHDPDDHAEQAFREGYPALEKLRAEGVVGAIGAGMNQTAMLTRFVRDTDVDVVLCAGRYTLLDQSALTDLLPAAAERGTSVVIGGAFNSGLLADPKPDATYNYTQASTELLSRALRLKALAEEHGTTLRAAALAFCAAHPAVASVLVGARSAAEIADGAEQFAAHVPAAFWQELRASGLLPADAPVPTEEGS; encoded by the coding sequence GTGAACGCCCTCGGCCGCAGCGGTGTCCGGGTCAGCCCGCTGGGCCTCGGCGCCGCCGTGATCGGCAACCTCTACACCGAACTCCCCGACCGGCAGGCGTACGACACCGTCACCGCCGCCTGGCAGCACGGCATCCGCTACTTCGACACCGCCCCGCACTACGGCCTGGGGCTCTCGGAGCGGCGGCTGGGCGAGGCCCTGCGCCAGTACGACCGGGACGCCTACACCCTCTCCACCAAGGCCGGCCGCCGCCTGGAACCGGGGCCCGGCGACGGCGACGACCTCGCCCACGGCTTCGCCGTGCCCGACACCCTGCGCCGGGTCTGGGACTTCACCGCCGACGGCATCCGCAGCACCCTGGAGGCGAGCCTGGAGCGGCTCGGCCTCGACCGGGTCGACGTCGTGTACCTGCACGACCCCGACGACCACGCCGAACAGGCCTTCCGCGAGGGCTACCCGGCCCTGGAGAAGCTGCGCGCCGAGGGTGTCGTGGGCGCGATCGGCGCCGGCATGAACCAGACGGCGATGCTCACCCGGTTCGTCCGCGACACCGACGTCGACGTGGTGCTGTGTGCCGGCCGCTACACCCTCCTCGACCAGAGCGCCCTCACCGACCTGCTCCCGGCCGCCGCGGAACGCGGCACCTCCGTGGTGATCGGCGGGGCGTTCAACTCCGGTTTGCTGGCCGACCCGAAGCCGGACGCCACCTACAACTACACGCAGGCGTCCACCGAGTTGCTCTCCCGCGCCCTGCGCCTCAAGGCGCTCGCCGAGGAACACGGGACCACGTTGCGTGCCGCCGCCCTCGCCTTCTGCGCGGCCCACCCGGCCGTGGCGAGCGTCCTGGTCGGGGCCCGCTCGGCGGCCGAGATCGCGGACGGGGCGGAGCAGTTCGCCGCGCACGTCCCCGCCGCCTTCTGGCAGGAGCTGCGCGCCTCAGGCCTGCTGCCCGCCGACGCCCCCGTACCCACGGAGGAGGGGTCATGA
- a CDS encoding L-rhamnose mutarotase: MRVALHTKVRADRIPEYEAAHREVPAELTDAIRAAGATSWTIWRRGTDLFHVLDCADYGRLLAELERLPVNVAWQARMAELLDVVHDYSEAGSEAGLPVVWELP; encoded by the coding sequence ATGAGGGTCGCCCTGCACACCAAGGTCCGGGCCGACCGCATCCCCGAGTACGAGGCCGCCCACCGCGAGGTCCCCGCCGAACTCACCGACGCCATCCGCGCGGCCGGGGCCACCTCCTGGACCATCTGGCGCAGGGGGACCGACCTCTTCCACGTCCTGGACTGCGCCGACTACGGCCGCCTCCTCGCCGAACTGGAGCGGCTCCCGGTCAACGTGGCCTGGCAGGCCCGGATGGCCGAGCTTCTCGACGTCGTCCACGACTACTCCGAGGCGGGCTCGGAGGCCGGCCTGCCCGTCGTATGGGAGCTGCCGTGA
- a CDS encoding amidohydrolase, producing the protein MTIDAHHHVWDLSVRDQDWITGPGLRPLRRNFTVEDLAPEAAAAGVTRTVLVQTITVPEETPEFLALADAHDLVAGVVGWTDLTRPDVSDTLARLRELPGGPYLKGIRHQVQGEPDPEWLLRPDVARGLAALADAGLVYDLVVQAHQLPAAVKAAESHPDLTFVLDHLGKPPIASGALEPWAGAVRALAARPNTVCKLSGMVTEADHASWTVDDLRPYAETVLDAFGPDRLMFGSDWPVCVLAGTYGEVLDAAVQLVAPTDRTAVFETTAARVYGL; encoded by the coding sequence GTGACGATCGACGCCCACCACCACGTCTGGGACCTCTCGGTACGGGACCAGGACTGGATCACCGGACCGGGACTCCGGCCGCTCAGAAGGAACTTCACCGTCGAGGACCTCGCACCCGAGGCCGCGGCGGCCGGGGTCACCCGCACGGTCCTCGTCCAGACGATCACCGTCCCCGAGGAGACCCCCGAGTTCCTCGCCCTCGCCGACGCCCACGACCTGGTCGCCGGAGTCGTCGGCTGGACCGACCTGACCCGCCCGGACGTCTCCGACACACTCGCCCGCCTGCGCGAACTCCCCGGCGGCCCCTACCTGAAGGGCATCCGCCACCAGGTCCAGGGCGAACCCGACCCGGAGTGGTTGCTGCGCCCGGACGTCGCCCGGGGCCTGGCCGCGCTCGCGGACGCGGGCCTGGTCTACGACCTCGTCGTCCAGGCCCACCAGCTCCCGGCCGCCGTCAAGGCCGCCGAGTCCCACCCGGACCTCACCTTCGTCCTCGACCACCTGGGCAAGCCGCCCATCGCGTCCGGCGCCCTCGAACCCTGGGCCGGGGCCGTCCGCGCCCTCGCCGCCCGCCCCAACACCGTCTGCAAGCTCTCCGGCATGGTCACGGAGGCCGACCACGCCTCCTGGACCGTCGACGACCTGCGCCCGTACGCCGAGACGGTCCTGGACGCCTTCGGCCCCGACCGCCTGATGTTCGGCTCGGACTGGCCGGTGTGCGTCCTGGCCGGGACCTACGGCGAAGTCCTCGACGCGGCGGTCCAGTTGGTAGCCCCGACCGACCGCACCGCCGTCTTCGAGACCACCGCCGCCCGGGTCTACGGCCTCTGA
- a CDS encoding lipase maturation factor family protein, which yields MDWFTDPGYWVSRLVFQRALAAVYLVAFLTAALQFRALLGERGMLPIPRYVARVPFRRAPSLFQLRYSDRLFAGCAWAGCAVSAALLAGADSELPLWAGMVLWLVPWALYLSIVNVGQTWYAFGWESLLLETGFLAVFLGNDEVAPPVVVLFLLRWILFRVEFGAGLIKMRGDACWRKLTCLHYHHETQPMPGPLSWFFHHLPGPVHKAEVAANHVTQLLVPFLLFTPQPVATAAASLMILTQLWLVASGNFAWLNWITIVLAVSALRLPTDRRTAPPAPLWYEVVVLAVAALLLFLSYRPVVNMVSRRQVMNRSFDPLHLVNTYGAFGSVSRVRYEVVVEGTLDGTPREESDWREYEFRGKPGDPRHWPRQFAPYHLRLDWLMWFAALSPAYAGEWFGGLVERLLENDRDTLRLLRRSPFPPGEPPRFVRARLFRYRYTDWRELRETGACWERTYVREFLPPTRLTGTAQRP from the coding sequence GTGGACTGGTTCACCGACCCCGGGTACTGGGTGAGCCGGCTGGTCTTCCAGCGGGCTCTGGCCGCCGTGTACCTCGTCGCGTTCCTGACGGCGGCGCTGCAGTTCCGGGCCCTGCTGGGCGAGCGCGGGATGCTGCCGATCCCGAGGTACGTCGCCCGCGTCCCCTTCCGGCGGGCGCCGAGCCTGTTCCAGCTGCGCTACTCGGACCGCCTCTTCGCGGGCTGTGCCTGGGCGGGCTGCGCGGTGTCGGCGGCGCTGCTGGCGGGCGCGGACTCCGAACTCCCGCTGTGGGCCGGGATGGTGCTGTGGCTGGTCCCCTGGGCGCTGTACCTCTCGATCGTCAATGTCGGCCAGACCTGGTACGCGTTCGGCTGGGAGTCGCTGCTCCTGGAGACCGGCTTCCTCGCCGTCTTCCTGGGCAACGACGAGGTGGCCCCGCCGGTCGTGGTGCTCTTCCTGCTGCGCTGGATCCTGTTCCGGGTGGAGTTCGGGGCCGGGCTGATCAAGATGCGCGGGGACGCCTGCTGGCGCAAGCTCACCTGTCTCCACTACCACCACGAGACCCAGCCGATGCCGGGCCCGCTGAGCTGGTTCTTCCACCATCTGCCCGGACCGGTGCACAAGGCGGAGGTGGCCGCGAACCACGTCACCCAGCTGCTGGTCCCCTTCCTGCTGTTCACCCCGCAGCCGGTCGCGACGGCGGCCGCGTCGCTGATGATCCTCACCCAGCTGTGGCTGGTGGCCTCCGGCAACTTCGCCTGGCTGAACTGGATCACCATCGTGCTGGCCGTGTCGGCGCTCCGTCTCCCCACGGACCGCCGTACCGCGCCGCCCGCTCCGCTCTGGTACGAGGTGGTCGTCCTCGCCGTGGCCGCGCTGCTCCTCTTCCTGAGCTACCGACCGGTGGTGAACATGGTCTCCCGCCGCCAGGTCATGAACCGCTCCTTCGACCCGCTGCACCTGGTCAACACCTACGGCGCGTTCGGCAGCGTCAGCCGGGTCCGCTACGAGGTGGTGGTCGAGGGCACGCTGGACGGCACCCCGCGCGAGGAATCGGACTGGCGGGAGTACGAGTTCAGGGGCAAGCCGGGCGACCCCCGGCACTGGCCGCGCCAGTTCGCGCCCTACCACCTCCGGCTGGACTGGCTGATGTGGTTCGCCGCCCTCTCCCCCGCGTACGCCGGGGAGTGGTTCGGCGGGCTGGTCGAGCGCCTCCTGGAGAACGACCGGGACACGCTCAGGCTGCTGCGCCGCTCCCCCTTCCCGCCCGGCGAGCCCCCGCGCTTCGTCCGCGCCCGCCTCTTCCGCTACCGCTACACCGACTGGCGGGAGCTCCGGGAGACGGGCGCGTGCTGGGAGCGGACCTACGTACGGGAGTTCCTGCCGCCGACCCGGCTGACGGGGACGGCTCAGAGGCCGTAG